The genomic stretch TTCTTATCCAGGTGCATCCCCTCTATTTCGTTTTTTTTTGTTTAATTCTAACAAAAAAACCACCCTATAACATAATTGACTTGCTGGTTAGCCGAACAGACTACCAAAGATCGACGGCTTGTTGTCATGGTGCTATCGTTTCTCGTTTGCTTGAATCAACTTTCTAAACATATCAGCTTTGGTTCATAAAGTATTCTACCTTTGATGCATGATCTCTCTATGTGCCGTTTCGAAATTTCATGTGAGAAAAGAAGGGGATAAGTGCAATAATATGGAACAACTACATAGCCATTAACATTACTGATGAACATATAAATGAGGTTAGAAAATGAATAAGGATAGAAATTGGACCGTTTTATTTATTGGTGGGGCATCGGGAAGTGGTAAATCAAGTATTGCTTATGAGATTGCTAGATTTTACGGGGTGAATGTCTTGGAAGTAGATGATGTTCATCTATCTGTAAAAACAGTTACAACAAAGGAGCATTTTCCTGTAATTCATTATTGGGATTCTGTTAAAGATGGGAAAAATGTTGGAGTTGACGGGACGGTAGACTGGCTGATTGATGTCAGCAAAGAGATGGCTCCAGTATTAAGAGAGCTTGCAAACAGGCATATTGAAGATAAATTACCTATCATTATTGAAGGCGATTTTATCCATCCCGCATTTACATTATCTTTCGATAACCCACAGGTGAAATCAATATCTGTACATGAATCAGATAAAAATCAAATCGTGCAGAATTATTTAGCAAGAGAAGGTGGCGAATTACAACATGACAGAGCTGAAGTAAGTATTTCATATGGAAATTGGATAGCAGATACCTGTAAGAGAAATGAAATTAAACTAATTGAATCAAAACCTTGGAACGCTGCTTTGAGCAGAGCTATAAATTGCTTATTGTAAACCTATGAGGAGCTAATGCAGCCCATTGAAATATCCTGCTGATATGACTTAATGAGGTATCATTACTTGTATATCATGTGACATGGGTTCCTTAGTTCGGACACTTCATACGTATTTTTAATACGCTGTACTAAGGGAAAAAGGGGGGTGTGATTGATAATTTAAATGAGATCATGGCGACAAGAGGTTTTTGTCAAAAGCAGAATTCAAGAATAAATAACAATATTACTTTATACTCAAAATAACTTCATCTAACAACAAACTTATACATCAAATATGATGTGGAGAGGGAGTGTCTTCCGTGGAAATGAAAGATGAGAAAGGAAATGTACTAGGAATACTAGACATCGACTCGCTTAACAGGGACAACGTGATGGAGGCCATTATTAAGGAATTAAAGCCTGGTATGGGTAAGGGAATTTATATTGCAGATACGGGTGAAAAAAAGATTAGTCAACAAACGAATTATAAAGCAGTAGAATGGACAGCAGGTCTTACTGCTTTAAGAGAAAAGGCCTCTCCGTGGGAACTCTCATTCCCTGTGGATGCGGAACTTGAGAATATTCAGGTGTACTATGGATTTGATAATTTAACGAACCAAGAAATAGATGAGATGATAGAGGAAAGCAGAAGTACGGGAAAGCACGTAGTGCTGCGAGATCTGAGGCCAAATCATACGTTAGTCGGTTTAAGCGTCACATATAACAAGGGAGGACGAGATTTTGAGTTCCGTATATTTGGAACTACCAAAAGCCGAATTCGATTATCCGATCTAGAGGACTATACATATGAAAATATACAGATACGAGGGAATGCAGCCGTGTATATTGGAGATGGTGATAAGCAACAATTAATCTGGATTGAGATGGACTCTCATGACAAGGCACTTCAATATGAGATAATAACAAAAGATAGTGACCGGGATTGGGTTATATCGATTGCTGAGAATTTGTTATAAAAAAACCCCTTTGTGCGCTGCACTTCAGGCCGGATGGACCGTGCCGAAGTGAATCACAAAGGGGTTATCTTTTTGTTATTTTTTCGATTTTGCCGAATTCATAAACCAGTAGGCCATTCCTACAAAAACGGAGCCGCCAACGATATTCCCAAGAGTAACAGGAATCATATTATGCAGCCATCCTGCAAGTGTAATCGTTTCTGGGTGCCCAGGCAGCATAAGAGCAATGGTCATGAGTGACATATTGGCTACACTATGCTCGAATCCTGCCGCAATAAATGCGTACAGCATCCACCAGATGAGAATAAGTTTCGCTGTATCTTCTTTCGTTCTCATCGATGTCCATATAGCCAAGCATACGAGCCAGTTACATAAAATGCCGCGGAAAAACAATTGGTCGATAGGCATGGTCATTTTTCCTGCAGCGGCTGTAAAGAGCAGGTGATCTGGCGGGATTTTCCCAAACACACCAGATCCATAGATCAGAAGGCAGAGTACGACAGCACCAAGCAAGTTGCCGAAGAAGACGATTGCCCAATTCTTAAATGTAAAAGCCCAAGAGGTTTGCTTCGATAAACTGCTTACCGTGAAGAGCATATTATTACCCGTAAATAATTCGGAACCCGCAAAGATGACAAGTGTGAGTGCAATGCCGAAGGACATCCCCATGACGAGCTGAACGGCTGGAGAGCCTGCGGCTTTGAATGAACCGCCTACTGTAAAAATGAGCATAATACCAATTCCGACATAAGCCCCTGCAAGCATGGCAGCAATGAAGTAACGCAACAAACTTGTTTGCATAAGCTTTTTTTTCGCTTCTACTGACTGATTAACTAGTTCGATCGTTGATTGGAACATCGTCTTCCCCTGCCTTATCTATGGTTACGAATAACGATTTAGTTAATAGTGTCTAATTAACCTAATATTACCTCATTGTAACATATATTTTATTTTCTTCTACAAGAACGGGGAAGGTGCGAACTTGACCTTCGTCCGGTGCTTGAACGCATCCATCCCGCATATCAATTTTCCAATCATACAAAGGGTCATACACATAGTGTCCAGAGACAATCCCTTCGTTCAAAGGTCCGCCTTTAGGATGAGGACTGCGATCCTCCAGTGCATAGATTTGTTCAGCAGTTTTAAATATAGCAAGACTTTGCCCCTCAATTACAACCGTTCTTCCTACACGTTCTAAAAATTCATCTGTTGTTCCGATATAAACTGACTTTTCGGTGATCGTGTTAGACATCTATGAACACTCCTTTTTTGCATAGTATACTTAAGATTTCGTTACGACTACTTTTTCAAATAAAGTTTCTTTCAGTTTTGGATCTTTCAGCACTTTTTGCCATGGATCTTCCGTACGGCTTAGTGCGATATCCATTCGCTTCGCAAGCTGTTTCCGTTGTTCAACATCTGCTACCGTATTACGTTGAATAAGATCTAGTCCCACACGTTCTACCCAGTCCGAAGTACGTTCTAAATATTTAGCTGTTTCTCTGTAGAACTGAAGTACAGCAGCACTGATTTCAATTAGTTCTTCATCTGTTTTTACTTTGCATAGCAGGTCAGCAAGTCTTGCTTTAATACCGCCGTTACCGCCTACATAAATTTCCCAACCGCCGTCATTACCGACAATACCAATATCTTTTGTA from Paenibacillus polygoni encodes the following:
- a CDS encoding DUF4367 domain-containing protein; this encodes MKDEKGNVLGILDIDSLNRDNVMEAIIKELKPGMGKGIYIADTGEKKISQQTNYKAVEWTAGLTALREKASPWELSFPVDAELENIQVYYGFDNLTNQEIDEMIEESRSTGKHVVLRDLRPNHTLVGLSVTYNKGGRDFEFRIFGTTKSRIRLSDLEDYTYENIQIRGNAAVYIGDGDKQQLIWIEMDSHDKALQYEIITKDSDRDWVISIAENLL
- a CDS encoding formate/nitrite transporter family protein, whose product is MFQSTIELVNQSVEAKKKLMQTSLLRYFIAAMLAGAYVGIGIMLIFTVGGSFKAAGSPAVQLVMGMSFGIALTLVIFAGSELFTGNNMLFTVSSLSKQTSWAFTFKNWAIVFFGNLLGAVVLCLLIYGSGVFGKIPPDHLLFTAAAGKMTMPIDQLFFRGILCNWLVCLAIWTSMRTKEDTAKLILIWWMLYAFIAAGFEHSVANMSLMTIALMLPGHPETITLAGWLHNMIPVTLGNIVGGSVFVGMAYWFMNSAKSKK
- the nirD gene encoding nitrite reductase small subunit NirD; the encoded protein is MSNTITEKSVYIGTTDEFLERVGRTVVIEGQSLAIFKTAEQIYALEDRSPHPKGGPLNEGIVSGHYVYDPLYDWKIDMRDGCVQAPDEGQVRTFPVLVEENKIYVTMR